GACGATGCCCGCATTGCTCGGCGCCGAACGAACGTCCGCGGGCGTATTGTAGTCATCAATGACCGCGAGCGGGTTATCCGAACAGGAGATGCCGAGAAGGGCGATGATGATACCGATGAACGCACGCATCTCAATAACTCGTCACGTTCGCCGTCGGCTGATAGCAGTAGTCGATGACGGCGGCATTGGACGTTCCCGCGACCGAACGCACATATATCTTCGCATATACGGCCGTGGATGTCGCTACCGCATAGAGATGCCCCGTATGCAGGATGCACGGTGATGATGAATAACCGTTCGTCGGAGCGGTAACGATATCGGCAAGTGAGGATGCACCGCCCATATCCTGCACGCCGCCGCCATTGGTCTCCATCACGCAGAAAAATCCGCCGGCATTGGTGAATTTCAGGCGGCCGACGGCATCCGGGAAGGAAAGGCCGGTATTCTCCGCCGCCGAATATGACAGTATCTCCGGACGCGGATATGCCGACGCCGTGTAATTGAGATCGAACACGCTTTCCTTTTCCGGCAGCGCCCGGTACGCCGATACCCAGAAATAGTAGCCCACCCCGTTGAATATCGATACGTTCCCCGGGGCGGCAGCACCGCTGGCAAGCTTGTATGATGTGACATTATGCTCTATCGTGAACGAATAGGTGACGACCGACGATGTCGAGTCCGCCTTTATGGTAGGCTTCACCAGTGTCGGCGAGAGCACGAGCTGCTCGCGTATACGCGCCCGGTCATCGGCGAAGTAGATGTTATACCCGTCAAAGCCGTATTCCCTGTTCTGCGCGACAAAATATATCGTGAGCTTTTTATCACCCGGGACGATGCGCGTAATGAACGGACGATTCAGATCGAGGTCGACGGCATTGGGGTTCTGCTCACCGCAGGAAACCAGCAGCACGACACATGACAGTATGTATACCCATCGGATACTCATGCGCTCATTCTACGGCGATGAAGCCGCCCTGTCAAGGCGATCGACGGATAATGTCCGATATTCTTAAGGAAAAACGGGTTATTCCCCGCCTTTGGGCTTTTGACCGCCCGGCATCTTGTCACGCCCGGCCTTCATCCGTTCTTCCATTTTCTTCATTATCTCTTTCCACTTTGCGAACTGTTCCGCCGAAATGAGCGGCTTCGCGTCAAACGGGAATTTGAACCGCGCGAGCATGTTCTCGGACTCGATCTTTGACCGCTTCTCGAACGCCTCACGGAGCTTCCCGAAGTCGGGGGCGTCCTTCGCGCGCTCTGCATCGATGGTCTCCATCGTTTTCTTTACATCCGCTGTCCTCGCATCGATCTCTTTTTGCAGCTTTTCAGCGAGCTCTTTCACTTTTTTATACTGCTCATCGGTAAGCGCTATCTGCTGTTTGAGCATATCGACCTGTCCGGTCAAGGTAGCCATGTCGCCGCGTTTCTCACCTTCGGGCCGTGAGCCACGGACCTTTTCCATGACCGCTTCGAATTCCGCCCTGGCGGAATCGAATTTCTTCTTTGCTGCTTCGAATTCAGCTTTCGTCTTCTCATCCATCTGCGGCGCTTCTTCACCGCCCTTACCCGGCTTGCCGGCCTTCTCTTCGGCATTGATAGGCGCAAGAGATGCCATAACGGCACACAACATCAGGAAAATAAAGTGTTTCATACGATGCCTCCTTAATACTATGATCGGGGAAAGTATAGCATGACGCCCCTTCTTGTCAATGACGAGCGTGGGCGTGACGGGGTCTCCATCGTGTATTCGTCTTCCCATTGCCCCGGTATCCGGTGCAATAGAACACATCAAATGATGTTATCGCTTCCTTCCCGCGGTACGAGGTAAAGCATCCGTCATAGCGCATGCTCTTGAATCTTGCGGATGCCGCGTTCGAATTGCCTGCATCACCCGCTCCGGTGATGAGATACATCGACTCCCCGATAAGCGAACTGTCAGAGAACCAGAATTCATATGCGGTCGCATGATAGGTGCCGAAATCGAGGCACAGCGGCTGCTTGTGCGGCTTCAGATAGAACGACGCCATCGACGGTATTTGATAATTGAGTCCCGCGATACGCACATTCGTATCCATTGCTGTACGATAGTGGTCTTTCAGCGCACCATTGAACGCCTGATAGGTATAGTAGCGGCGGGTGACATCGACGCTCGGCTTGACAGGAAGGAAGGGATGTATCGCATGAAGCAGAACAAGTGCGGTCAGTATCGCCGCAAGCACGCTGTTCACCAGGAATGCTATCTTCGCCGGCATCCTCCATCGCTCGGAAAGCCAGAGCGCAAGAAGCGCGGCCGCGCCCGCCCACATGAATGCCGGCCAATTCGCCTCGACCTTCACCGTTAACGACTTCTGCAGGATGAAGATCGCCGGTATGAAAGAAATGATCGCGAGAAAGAATTTCCGCTCACGGGCATCATCCGTACCCTTTATGGCATGCAGCACACCCCGCGCGGTATACCAGGGGACGAGACATGCGAGGGAAAAAAACAACGCCGGGAAATAAAGCCCGAGCTGCGATATCCATAATTCAAAGAACCCGCGGAAACCGCCTCCTGCCTTTACGAGCTGACGCCCGAGCGCATAGCGGAAGAATATCCAATCATTCTGCGCATTCCATATGAGGAACGGTGTATAGATAGCGACGGCTATGAGACAGGAAAGCCAGAACTCCCTGGAAAGCAGATATTCCTTACGGCGATGCGAGATGAGCATGAATATGCCGATGGCGAACACCACACCGGCAACGGAACTCCGCGAAAGCATTGCCAGCCCGAGCGCAATACCTGCGAGATAGAAATATCGCTTATCCTTGAACAATCCAAGATAATACATCCATACGGTAAGAAAAATAAAAAGGAGCGACGGCGTATCCGTCGTCATCACGAATGCATTGCCGGCAAAGAACGGTGTAAGGTTGACAAGGGCAAGAAAAAGAAGACCGCTCGCTGCATTGTTGAGACTTTTGCCGAAACCATATGCGACCGCTGAGCCCGCTATCCAGAGCAGTATCCCGCCGATGCGCAGGCCGAACGGCGTCGCCCCGAATATCATCGTGCTCAGCCTATTGATGTACGCAACCATGGGCTCATGGTCGAGATAGCCGAGCGAAAGGTTCTGCCCCCATACATAATAGAGGGCTTCATCATCGACGACACCGGTCATGGCGATGAACACGATCTTAAGTACGAGCAGCCCGAGCGAGAGAACGATAAGCGTCAGCAATGCCGGATCTTTTCGAAGCTGGGTAAGTGCATCCATAAGCGGGTAAACCTTTTCGTCGTTACTATTCGATACTTCCATGCACGACAGTATATTCTCGCCCCCGAATACCGTCAATCCCCCGTTCTGTTGCATGTTCTTTTGTGCCCCGAAGAAGCGATGTCATCTTTCGCGCAACACCTTCCGCGATGCCTTCTATTTCCATAAGCTCTGCCTCGCTCGCATTGACGATCTTATGAATAGATCCGAAGCGCTGCAATAACAGTTCCGCCCTCCTCGCCCCGATCCCCGGAATTCCCTGCAGTATGAAAAGCCTGCGCGCATGTTCCCCCTTCGGACGATAGCCCGGTCTCTTAAGCGCACCCGAAGCGTATCTCGCCGACTGACGCGCGGTCAGCATTATCGTATGCGCAGTGTCGGCAGCATCGATCGTTCGAAGTACGGGTATCCCGTAGAAAACGGTTATCGCTATGAGTGCCCCCTGCATCGATCCGCGGGCAATGTTCATGCCCTCTAAGTCTTTCGGCATTCCTTCAAGTATCATCACCGGACGGACGCCGCTCCCGGCGAGACGTGAAGCCTGACGGAACAGTCTTCCATCGATAATGGACATGGCGAGATCCCTGAGCGTCTTTCGCTCGAAAAGTATGGTGTTGTCTGCACGATAGTCGCCGGTGATCAGACGCGCTGTTGAAACGCTTGCATCGGCATACGTTCGTAATTTTTCAATGACGCCGGAACCCCGCTCACGGTCGTCGGCGATGATGCGTATCGGCGGATGCGCGTACGATGTAGTGGGATGTTTGTACTCCATGGTTTCCCCCGAAACGTTGATCCCACCATCCCTGCCGAGAAGTTACGTGAAATCACAGGAAATGCAAGCCGAAGTGCGCTCCCCCGGGCGGCCGACAGTGTGCTTCATTCCGGTGCTTTTTGCGCATACCGTGTCGTAACGGACGGTAACGACATTCGCAGAAATGATCTACGATATCTTCCTGTGCGATACCATTCGGCATGAAGGCCGTCCCGAGGGTGTATTATCGATAGAAACGGTGAAATAGTATCAGGGTCTGAATCCGCATATTTACATGGCAACCAGTATGGTAATCAGTCTCAGATGAAACGGATGACACTTTGAACTGACTTCAGCCGTATCGGCAGGAATCAGTAAGGCACGTAACAGATCGCTCGGCTATCTTTATTTCATTGAAATTTCAAACACACGAAGTTCGAACGGTGCGAACGTCGCTTTCACGGTCCCGTCATTCTCGCAGATCGTCCCAGCCACGATTTCCGGCTGCATACGGTCCGTCGCTGTGTATTTTCCGGGCGTAAGGCCAGGAGTGAGGGACGCCGTGACGGTCCTCTTTTCGCTTTGGTTATACGCTACAATGAAGTGGCTACCCCCCTTTTTCAGCACGGAAAGACGTATGTCGCGATCGCTTGTGGAAAATGGGACACGAACATGTTCGTTCTTGAAGACGTTCTCAAAAAATGCTCGTGTCGGTGACGAGGCGTACAGCGGTGTTCCCAGAAGGAGCAGGACACTTCCTTTGCCGACCGCATACCGGAGCATGAACGGAGCACCGGCTGCGTTCGTTGCGAGTGTTTCATACGGCTGAGCAGAGCGAACGAGAAGTGCGCAATTGGTCAGGAGGACAGTGGCGGCTTGAAGCGTCTGCGGTATCGTGGTCATTGCGGATGTCTGCGCATGCTTGAAGTTGAAAACCGCATCGATGCCGAACAGAGAAAGGGCTTTGTTGCTTACGGACGAATAGGAATCCTTTTCGCCCGCGATGAATCTGCCGGACGATGCATAGGTGAGATAAACACCGCCGTTCTTTACATAGGAAACTATCCTGTCAAGACCGGCCCCGTCGACGACCGTATTCCCCCAGTCCACAAGAATTCGATAATTCGAAAGCTCGTCATCCGTATCGTCACAAATGGCATCTGGCTGATATATGTTTTCGATAATGCTGTCGCAGAGTGCCAGTTCCTGCGCATCAAAATTCCTGTCGGATAGGCGAAATGTCCGTGATGATGCGAGCGCTCCGATATAGGAATCGATGAACGCGGCATCCGCTTGGACACGACGTGCACCGGTGATATGGCCGAACACATCTTGCGTCCTGAGGAGAATATCGAGGCTTGCTTTCCGCTTTTTTACATACTCTTCGACGGTCTCGACTCCAGGTCGTATGGACTCACTCCCCAGCCACTGATAACCGACAGCAGCGAATGACAATGCATGGTATAGCCCCGCGGCAACGACTTCAGTCGATTCGGCAAGCTTTTGGATGGCCATCGGCTCACAGTAGAACGGGATGTCCCAGCCGAATTGGCTGCGGAATTTCGAGAAGAGAATGTAGCTGAATCTTCTTTCAGAATGCGTAATGTCGATACCGGCACCGGTCTTGCCGTACCGTTTTGCCTCAACTGCAGTTGCAGTGCGCTCGAGATTCATCACATATGAACGCACGCCCATCCTCGAAGCCAATTCTGCGATTGCAAGCCCATTGTTGAACACGCGCCATCGGCGGAATAGCTGGAAATCGAACCATGCAAGCCTTAGATCGGACTCCTGTGTAGTGTCGGGTTTCGGCAGCGCTACATCATCCCAGGAAACGAACGCTCTGCCATATCTTTTTTGAATATCTTCCAATGAGAAATGTCTCACGTCCCTCAAATAGGAGCGAAAGTCATCCTGTGCCGCCGGGGAATAGTCGTAAATAACCGGCTGACCATCGGGCATGAATTTGCCCGGTTTGTCGAAAAACGTCGTTTCCACGTTCCCGAAATTGAATAGCCAGTCAACGATGGAATTGTCTTTCACATACCGCTGCATGAGGGCTGCGGCATAATTCGTATACGCTGTGAACGCTTCGCGGCTGTGCGGTGATGGTATCCTCGTCGCATACCGTTTTATTGCATCCGGGTGGTCCTTTACAATAATTCCGTTCTGATCCACCATGAGCGTATGCTCCAGAAAATCCGGAAGATTATGGGAGCTCGACATGACACCCATGCGGATGTTGAGCCCCTGTTGTGCCGCCAGTGCACACGCTGAGTCAGGTATCGAAAAGTCATACTGATATCCCCTGTCATCACGGTTTGTCTGGATGTAATTCCACCACAGCCACGATGATATCGTTGCGACACCTGCTGCGGCGATATCGGCATATTCCTGCGCCCCCCGGGTCCTTGGTTTATTTCCACGCTGATACATAGAATGGCTGATGCGCACGGCGGGATCGAAACCGACCGATGTGCTTTTGGCCCCGGGGTATTGCTGCTCAGCATATGCCGCGGGCGATAAGAAGAACGCATTCCCGACGAACGCCGCCAGGAGACCGGCCATTACCGCTGCTTTTTCAATTGGACGCATGAGCAACACTCCCTGTGTTCGTTCTCTCAGAGGCGGTGGATCTATGGGTAGATACATAGCCATCTATACTTGGAGTATAAGGATAATAACAGGCTGTCTTAAGTAGTATCAATTTCGTTCAATCGTATATCAATTTGAATGAAATTTCCATTCAGAGGTTTTCAGATCGATAGCGAGCCCACTGTTTCCACGACATTCGCCCCCACTCCGCGAGTTGTTTTACGTTCGTTCCGGATTCGTATTCAAGTTGTTTCGAGGCCGGTTCTCTTCCGATCGCAATAATGGTTTTCCGGATTTCGAGTGCCATAAAGCGAACAATATGCACGACGGCTAGCTGAATCCAATTGCAATAAAAATGAACGATACTGCTATTGCTTGTTGTCGTAGGTGATTATACTATGCCTGTCAGCGAAGCTATCCGATCGCACTATGACATGGAGCAGCATATGATAAAGCGAGTATCAGCAAAACATGGAATCGTACACCGCGAAGAGAAAAGCTATCTCGGCTATTTCGGCTGGCCCACCGTCTGCCGGACGCCCGCGGGCGAGCTCATCGTCGCTGCATCGGGATTTCGCAACTCGCATATATGCCCGTGGGGCAAGACCACGATATTCCGCAGCAAGGATGAAGGCCGCACGTGGTCGGCGCCGGAGATAATCACCGACACGCCGCTCGATGACCGCGACGCCGGCATCATATCCCTTGGCGGGAAGAAGCTCCTTGCCTCGTGGTTCATCAGTGACATACGCGTTTATACGAAAATGTACAAGGGCTCATCCGTGTGGATGAACACCGTCGCGCTCTGGAACGATGACCTCGCGCATTGGCAGGGATCGTATGTACGTATGAGCGAAAACGGCGAGAGCTGGGGCGAGATTTATCCATCGCCGGTAAGCGCACCGCATGGTCCTACGCTTCGTGCGGACGGCACGCTTCTCTATTTCGGGAAACGGTTCGCAACGGTGGTAAAAGGAAAATATCAGTACGATACGAACAAGTACGGCAAAGGCAACATCGAAGCCTGGACGAGCAAAGACGGGAAGAAATGGAAACAGCTCGGCA
This window of the Spirochaetota bacterium genome carries:
- a CDS encoding glycosyltransferase family 39 protein, with product MDALTQLRKDPALLTLIVLSLGLLVLKIVFIAMTGVVDDEALYYVWGQNLSLGYLDHEPMVAYINRLSTMIFGATPFGLRIGGILLWIAGSAVAYGFGKSLNNAASGLLFLALVNLTPFFAGNAFVMTTDTPSLLFIFLTVWMYYLGLFKDKRYFYLAGIALGLAMLSRSSVAGVVFAIGIFMLISHRRKEYLLSREFWLSCLIAVAIYTPFLIWNAQNDWIFFRYALGRQLVKAGGGFRGFFELWISQLGLYFPALFFSLACLVPWYTARGVLHAIKGTDDARERKFFLAIISFIPAIFILQKSLTVKVEANWPAFMWAGAAALLALWLSERWRMPAKIAFLVNSVLAAILTALVLLHAIHPFLPVKPSVDVTRRYYTYQAFNGALKDHYRTAMDTNVRIAGLNYQIPSMASFYLKPHKQPLCLDFGTYHATAYEFWFSDSSLIGESMYLITGAGDAGNSNAASARFKSMRYDGCFTSYRGKEAITSFDVFYCTGYRGNGKTNTRWRPRHAHARH
- a CDS encoding ERCC4 domain-containing protein encodes the protein MEYKHPTTSYAHPPIRIIADDRERGSGVIEKLRTYADASVSTARLITGDYRADNTILFERKTLRDLAMSIIDGRLFRQASRLAGSGVRPVMILEGMPKDLEGMNIARGSMQGALIAITVFYGIPVLRTIDAADTAHTIMLTARQSARYASGALKRPGYRPKGEHARRLFILQGIPGIGARRAELLLQRFGSIHKIVNASEAELMEIEGIAEGVARKMTSLLRGTKEHATERGIDGIRGREYTVVHGSIE
- a CDS encoding beta-galactosidase; amino-acid sequence: MRPIEKAAVMAGLLAAFVGNAFFLSPAAYAEQQYPGAKSTSVGFDPAVRISHSMYQRGNKPRTRGAQEYADIAAAGVATISSWLWWNYIQTNRDDRGYQYDFSIPDSACALAAQQGLNIRMGVMSSSHNLPDFLEHTLMVDQNGIIVKDHPDAIKRYATRIPSPHSREAFTAYTNYAAALMQRYVKDNSIVDWLFNFGNVETTFFDKPGKFMPDGQPVIYDYSPAAQDDFRSYLRDVRHFSLEDIQKRYGRAFVSWDDVALPKPDTTQESDLRLAWFDFQLFRRWRVFNNGLAIAELASRMGVRSYVMNLERTATAVEAKRYGKTGAGIDITHSERRFSYILFSKFRSQFGWDIPFYCEPMAIQKLAESTEVVAAGLYHALSFAAVGYQWLGSESIRPGVETVEEYVKKRKASLDILLRTQDVFGHITGARRVQADAAFIDSYIGALASSRTFRLSDRNFDAQELALCDSIIENIYQPDAICDDTDDELSNYRILVDWGNTVVDGAGLDRIVSYVKNGGVYLTYASSGRFIAGEKDSYSSVSNKALSLFGIDAVFNFKHAQTSAMTTIPQTLQAATVLLTNCALLVRSAQPYETLATNAAGAPFMLRYAVGKGSVLLLLGTPLYASSPTRAFFENVFKNEHVRVPFSTSDRDIRLSVLKKGGSHFIVAYNQSEKRTVTASLTPGLTPGKYTATDRMQPEIVAGTICENDGTVKATFAPFELRVFEISMK
- a CDS encoding sialidase family protein, which produces MIKRVSAKHGIVHREEKSYLGYFGWPTVCRTPAGELIVAASGFRNSHICPWGKTTIFRSKDEGRTWSAPEIITDTPLDDRDAGIISLGGKKLLASWFISDIRVYTKMYKGSSVWMNTVALWNDDLAHWQGSYVRMSENGESWGEIYPSPVSAPHGPTLRADGTLLYFGKRFATVVKGKYQYDTNKYGKGNIEAWTSKDGKKWKQLGTVPLPKDWKHDNFNEPHALDLGGGHILGLIRYNDYSIKDAEGSVLTLLQTDSFDGGKTWSEAKPLGIHGAPPHLMRHSSGTIVCSYGYRKKPFGERAMISRDDGKTWETDIIINDRGPTGDLGYPSSVELADGSIFTAYYQQYRKDEPCSVLWSRWKLPR